Proteins from one Cryptomeria japonica chromosome 4, Sugi_1.0, whole genome shotgun sequence genomic window:
- the LOC131031410 gene encoding vacuolar iron transporter homolog 1-like — MENSVTSPSIFQLETMELKRMMKESGGGITEESPISNPRNSNFPISTPSPKQSPINSSVVVAMPSSSPKTVRKKNKDYLQRGQWLRAAVLGLNEGVVSTAWLMIGTSAGKSGTKTMLEAGLAAVAAGACSMAIGEFISVKIQHDVELANFQRENKSLRGFEHATFIISLPDPIEAACASALAFSVGALFPLISAVFATHYITRVGLLAGVSSLVLILIGAVGAYFACSSIVKGSLRVLLGGWIACVISFGLRRLFNASEQEYEV, encoded by the coding sequence ATGGAGAATAGTGTAACAAGCCCGTCTATTTTTCAGTTGGAGACAATGGAATTGAAGAGAATGATGAAGGAATCAGGAGGCGGGATTACAGAGGAATCACCAATTTCAAACCctagaaattcaaattttcccaTTTCCACGCCTTCTCCGAAACAAAGCCCTATAAATTCGAGCGTTGTCGTCGCCATGCCTTCTTCTTCCCCAAAAACTGTCCGAAAGAAAAATAAAGATTATCTGCAAAGAGGACAATGGCTTCGCGCAGCTGTTCTGGGATTGAACGAGGGAGTTGTGAGCACAGCATGGCTGATGATCGGGACGAGCGCAGGAAAATCCGGTACCAAAACCATGTTGGAGGCGGGCCTGGCGGCTGTGGCGGCGGGGGCATGTAGCATGGCCATTGGTGAATTTATTTCTGTGAAAATACAGCACGACGTGGAACTAGCAAACTTCCAGAGAGAGAACAAATCCCTGAGGGGATTCGAACACGCCACATTTATAATTAGCCTTCCAGATCCTATTGAGGCGGCCTGCGCATCGGCTCTTGCCTTTTCGGTGGGAGCACTTTTCCCCTTAATCTCTGCGGTTTTTGCAACTCACTATATAACTCGAGTTGGGTTGCTGGCTGGGGTTTCCAGCTTGGTTCTCATCTTGATTGGCGCCGTTGGAGCTTACTTTGCTTGTTCTTCTATTGTGAAAGGGAGTTTAAGAGTGTTGTTGGGAGGATGGATTGCCTGCGTAATAAGCTTTGGCTTGCGCAGACTTTTTAATGCTAGTGAACAAGAGTATGAAGTATGA